One region of Candidatus Melainabacteria bacterium genomic DNA includes:
- a CDS encoding flippase-like domain-containing protein, giving the protein MTDHKSKKSQLIKNALRISVSILAIVFLIKFGKVDIHTAVKYLLKVNPVYFSLAISSYLITVMIAAVRFYFSSHVLGFQKSYLQLLQLNFVGAFFNNFLPTTFGGDALRGYYLKRGSHIPLAKAAACIVYERYTGIIVLFWAASIAFILRDLNIVNKSTWQVPSQLIIFSHIGSLVTIFLIPFLPQINNLIFGKTNWIYKNIIEPVIVYWNDLRLTIKVFILSLLLQFFVVLCHIFIAMSLSIKIPLSYYCVFYPLTTIAGFMIPSLNGLGIREGTYIYFLTKVNIKTDQGLAFSICWLIILLVMSVVGGLVYVFGDFRKHKPLTYT; this is encoded by the coding sequence ATGACTGACCATAAATCTAAGAAAAGTCAATTAATTAAAAATGCTTTAAGAATTTCAGTTAGTATTCTAGCAATTGTATTTTTAATTAAGTTTGGCAAAGTAGATATTCATACTGCAGTTAAGTATCTCCTTAAGGTAAACCCTGTTTATTTTTCTTTAGCTATAAGTTCTTATCTTATTACTGTTATGATTGCTGCTGTTAGATTTTATTTCTCATCTCATGTTTTAGGGTTTCAAAAAAGTTATCTGCAATTATTACAACTTAACTTTGTTGGAGCTTTTTTTAATAATTTTTTACCTACTACCTTTGGTGGCGATGCTTTAAGGGGCTATTATTTAAAAAGAGGTTCACATATACCATTAGCAAAAGCTGCGGCATGTATTGTTTATGAGCGTTATACAGGCATAATTGTTTTGTTTTGGGCAGCATCTATTGCATTTATATTAAGAGATTTAAATATTGTTAATAAATCAACATGGCAAGTACCTAGTCAATTGATTATTTTTTCTCATATTGGTTCACTTGTTACTATCTTTTTAATACCTTTTCTTCCTCAAATCAATAATTTGATCTTTGGAAAAACCAATTGGATTTATAAAAACATCATTGAACCAGTAATTGTTTATTGGAATGATTTAAGATTAACCATTAAAGTCTTTATACTGTCCTTGCTTTTACAATTTTTTGTTGTCTTATGCCATATATTTATTGCAATGTCTCTAAGTATAAAAATACCGCTTAGCTATTACTGTGTTTTTTATCCATTAACAACAATTGCTGGTTTTATGATACCAAGCTTAAACGGTCTAGGCATAAGGGAAGGAACTTACATTTATTTTTTAACTAAGGTTAATATAAAAACTGATCAAGGACTAGCTTTTAGTATTTGTTGGTTAATCATCTTACTGGTGATGAGTGTTGTAGGTGGTTTAGTATATGTCTTTGGAGACTTTAGGAAGCATAAACCGTTGACCTACACATAA